A genomic segment from Schistocerca americana isolate TAMUIC-IGC-003095 unplaced genomic scaffold, iqSchAmer2.1 HiC_scaffold_906, whole genome shotgun sequence encodes:
- the LOC124592110 gene encoding uncharacterized protein LOC124592110, producing MTCRQYTLCDNSLNEIIPDCEEVNLRKRHVATACKDGTPREDGTPSEDGTPSEDGTRREDGTPSEDGTPSEDGTPSEDGTPSEDGTPSEDGTPSEDGTPCEDGTPCEDGTPSEDGTPSEDGTPSEDGTPSEDGTPSEDGTPCADGTPCADGTPCADGTPCADGTPCADGTPCADGTPCADGTACEDGTPCEDGTPCEDGTPCEDGTPCEDGTPCEDGTPCEDGTPSEDGTPSEDGTPFEDGTPFEDGTPFEDDTPFEDGTPFEDGTPFEDGTPFEDGTSFEDGTPCEDCTPCRDSTPHKHCTLSEDCTPVNTAHIARTAHLVWEAHLAGTAQFVGTAQFARTAQLVRTAQVDSAAQVASTAQLVRTAQVDSTAQVASTAQLARTAQLERTAQLERTAQLARTAQVARTAQLARTTNFLINLVDAITLLNLRGQLNLRGQLNFSVQPNLRGNLNLRGHLNLRGQLNLRGQSICIGQLNCRGQLNLRGQLNLRGQHNLRRQHNLRGQQSLRGQQSFTPCEDSIACEDSTACEESTACENSSACEVSTACEDSTACEDSTACEGGTACEDGTAYKDGTACEDSTACEDSTACEDNTGCGDSTACVDSTGCEDSTACEDSTACEDSTACEDSTACEDSTACELSTACEDSTACEDSTACEDSTACEDSTACEDRTTCEDSTACEDSTACEDSTACEVSTPCEGSTPCQDSTACEDSTACEESTACEDSSACEVSTACEDSTACEDSTACEDGTACEDGTAYKDGTACEDSTACEDSTACEDNTGCGDSTACVDSTGCEDSIT from the exons ATGACGTGTAGGCAGTACACCTTGTGCGATAACTCTCTTAATGAAATAATCCCAGATTGTGAGGAAGTTAATTTAAGAAAGAGACATGTTGCTACAG cttgcaaggatggCACACCTCGCgaagacggcacaccaagcgaggacggcacaccaagcgaggacggcacacgaagggaggacggcacaccaagcgaggacggcacaccaagcgaggacggcacaccaagcgaggacggcacaccaagcgaggacggcacaccaagcgaggacggcacaccaagcgaggacggcacaccttgcgaggacggcacaccttgcgaggacggcacaccaagcgaggacggcacaccaagcgaggacggcacaccaagcgaggatggcacaccaagcgaggacggcacaccaagcgaggacggcacaccttgcgcggacggcacaccttgcgcggacggcacaccttgcgcggacggcacaccttgcgcggacggcacaccttgcgcggacggcacaccttgcgcggacggcacaccttgcgcggacggcacagcttgcgaggacggcacaccttgcgaggacggcacaccttgcgaggacggcacaccttgcgaggacggcacaccttgcgaggacggcacaccttgcgaggacggcacaccttgcgaggacggcacaccaagcgaggacggcacaccaagcgaggacggcacaccattcgaggacggcactccattcgaggacggcacaccattcgaggacgacacaccattcgaggacggcacaccattcgaggacggcacaccattcgaggacggcacaccattcgaggatgGCACATCATTCGAAGATGGCACACCATGTGAGGATTGCACACCATGCAGGGACAGCACACCTCACAAGCACTGCACACTTAGTGAAGACTGCacacctgtgaa CACAGCACACATTGCAAGGACAGCACACCTTGTGTGGGAAGCACACCTTGCGGGGACAGCACAATTTGTGGGGACAGCgcaatttgcgaggacagcacaacttgtgaggacagcacaagttgacagtgctgcacaagttgcgagtacagcacaacttgtgaggacagcacaagttgacagtactgcacaagttgcgagtacagcacaacttgcgaggacagcacagcttgaaaggacagcacagcttgagaggacagcacagcttgcgaggacagcacaggttgcaaggacagcacagcttgcgaggacaacaaacTTTTTGATTAACCTAGTGGATGCCATTACTCTA ctcaacttgagagggcagctcaacttgagagggcagctcaacttcagtgtacagcccaacttgagaggaaatctcaacctgagaggacacctcaacctgagaggacagctcaacttgagaggacagtccatctgtataggacagctcaactgtagaggacagctcaacttgagaggacagctcaacttgagaggacagcacaacttgcgaaggcagcacaacttgcgaggacagcaaagcttgcgaggacagcaaagctt cacaccttgcgaggacagcatagcttgcgaggacagcacagcttgcgaggagagcacagcttgtgagaacagctcagcttgcgaggtcagcacagcttgcgaggacagcacagcttgtgaggacagcacagcttgcgagggcggcacagcttgcgaggacggcacagcttacaaagacggcacagcttgcgaggacagcacagcttgcgaggacagcacagcttgcgaggacaacacaggttgtggggacagcacagcttgcgtggacagcacaggttgcgaggacagcacggcttgcgaggacagcacggcttgcgaggacagcacagcttgcgaggacagcacagcttgcgaggacagcacagcttgcgagctcagcacagcttgcgaggacagcacagcttgcgaggacagcacagcttgcgaggacagcacagcttgcgaggacagcacagcttgcgaggacaggacaacttgcgaggacagcacagcttgcgaggacagcacagcttgcgaggacagcacagcttgcgaggtcagcacaccttgcgagggcagcacaccttgccaggacagcacagcttgcgaggacagcacagcttgcgaggagagcacagcttgcgaggacagctcagcttgcgaggtcagcacagcatgcgaggacagcacagcttgcgaggacagcacagcttgcgaggacggcacagcttgcgaggacggcacagcttacaaagacggcacagcttgcgaggacagcacagcttgcgaggacagcacagcttgcgaggacaacacaggttgcggggacagcacagcttgcgtggacagcacaggttgcgaggacagcattacttga
- the LOC124592111 gene encoding prestalk protein-like, with product MAAQLERAAQLERAAQLQCSTTCENSKACEDSKACEDSKACEDSTACEDSTACEDSTACEDSTACEDSTACEDSTACELSTACEDSTACEDSTACEDSLACEDSTACEDSTASEDSTACEDSTACEDSTACEDSTACEDSTACEVSTPCEGSTPCEGSTACEDSTACEESTACENSSACEVSTACEDSTACEDSTACEDGTACEDGTAYKDGTACEDSTACEDSTACEDNTGCGDSTACVDSTGCEDSTACEDSTACEDSTACEDSTACEDSIACGDSTACELSTACEDSTACEDSTACEDSTACEDSIACEDSTTCEDSTACEDSTGCEDSTAC from the exons atggcagctcaacttgagagggcagctcaacttgagagggcagctcaacttcagt gcagcacaacttgcgagaacagcaaagcttgtgaggacagcaaagcttgtgaggacagcaaagcttgtgaggacagcacagcttgcgaggacagcacagcttgcgaggacagcacagcttgcgaggacagcacagcttgcgaggacagcacagcttgcgaggacagcacagcttgcgagctcagcacagcttgcgaggacagcacagcttgcgaggacagcacagcttgcgaggacagcttagcttgcgaggacagcacagcttgcgaggacagcacagctagcgaggacagcacagcttgcgaggacagcacagcttgcgaggacagcacagcttgcgaggacagcacagcttgcgaggacagcacagcttgcgaggtcagcacaccttgcgagggcagcacaccttgcgagggcagcacagcttgcgaggacagcacagcttgcgaggagagcacagcttgcgagaacagctcagcttgcgaggtcagcacagcttgcgaggacagcacagcttgtgaggacagcacagcttgcgaggacggcacagcttgcgaggacggcacagcttacaaagacggcacagcttgcgaggacagcacagcttgcgaggacagcacagcttgcgaggacaacacaggttgcggggacagcacagcttgcgttgacagcacaggttgcgaggacagcacggcttgcgaggacagcacggcttgcgaggacagcacagcttgcgaggacagcacagcttgcgaggacagcatagcttgcggggacagcacagcttgcgagctcagcacagcttgcgaggacagcacagcttgcgaggacagcacagcttgcgaggacagcacagcttgcgaggacagcatagcttgcgaggacagcacaacttgcgaggacagcacagcttgcgaggacagcacaggttgcgaggacagcacagcttgctag